In Oryza sativa Japonica Group chromosome 1, ASM3414082v1, the genomic stretch TAGTATGTTCTGTTTAGTATATTAACTGGAACATGGTCATGTTTAAAATCTGGTGCAACCTAATCAGTATGCATTGAAATTTGTGTTACTTGATAGGAACAGAAACCATCTGGAACACAAGTTATTTTTACCTTGGCAACAGCCTTGGGAGGATAATCCCCTTCAAGCCTTGGATCCACGCATTGCTTCACCTTGTCTTCACTTAGCCTTGGAGTAGCCTGCAATATTGTCAATACAGTCCACAGTACATGAGTTGTTTGTTCATCTTGTCAAGAGCCAAGACAAAGTTTTCATGGATGATGGAAAGATCAGTACCCATGTCACAAGACTCTGCTGGCCACGGGGCAGCGTATGATCGACCGGTTTGCGACCAGTTAAAAGCTCCAGCAACACGACTCCGAAGCTATAGACATCGCTCTTCGTGCTAAGCTGCCCTGTCATCGCGTACCTGGCAGATTCCAAAATAGAACAGTAAGTACAGTCGTATAAGAGCACATTTCATCCTAAAAATTGCCTACTTGATGAGTAACAGATCAAGAACATGAAATGTTTGGGTGCATACTCAGGAGCATGATAACCGAAGGTGCCAAGAACACGAGTGGAGTGGAGGCGAGCCGCCATGTCCGGGGACTGATTGGATACATCGAAGTCTCCTACTTTCGCAACATCGTTGTCAAAGAGCATAATGTTGCTGGATTTGATGTCACGGTGGACGACACGAGGCTCCGCCTTCTCGTGCAGGAACTCAAGCCCCTTTGCAGCACTCAAGGCAATCTTCACTCGCTGCATCCATGATAGAGCTGGTCCTGGCTGAGCTCCCTTCACACCCTTTTTACCTGTGATCATGATCCAGATACGCATCAGCCATGCATTAATAATGTACGAGCCAATCAATATAAATGCTAATAGTACATCATAAATTGCCAATCAATCTATTTTGTTTGGTTACATTATTCATACCAATGAGGACAATGTAAATGCTAATTTGAATCCTTCTGGTCTAATGCCATTTACAGTATTCGGATAGCATTTCTTCATGAGTGCGACAAACTAAGAGTAATATCAAAATAAAGAAAGGTTATATATTCCTCACCATGGAGAATGTCATGCAAGGAGCCCCTCGGTGCATACTCATAAGCAAGAACACGGATGCTCCCTCCAGCGCAATATCCGATAAGTTGGATAATATTCTCATGCTTCAGTCGTGAAACGGCTGAaacctgaaaaagaaaaatgtaggTGAGACGAAGCTAGTCCGTTGCATCATATATACATTGACAAGATATAGTCATATAGAATGAAAGAAAAGAGTGTCAGAACCTGCACAAGGAATTCTTGATCAGGCTGTTTGCTGGAGTCGAGCTTCTTCACCGCAGATCTCCTGCCATCTCTCAGCACACCAAAGAAAACTCTGGCGTACGAGCCTTCTCCGATGAGAGCATCACTGCTGAAGTTCTTGGTTATTCCCTTTATTTCATCAAGGGGAATTGCCGGTACTGCAATTGGCAGATTTCTGCTGGTGGGGGGAGAACGCGAAGGGGCTGGGGGCCCGGGCTTGCTACGTCCATAGTTACCACCTGCGTGTGGAACATTTTTAATGAAATCACATCATTCTATGCTGGCATTTCTGTCTTTTCAGTTTCAGTAGATGTAAGAACTTTGTAGCAAGTTACATTTCTGGTAATAGAAATGGGGGCTCCTTGCCCTTtgctaccaaaaaaaaaatgctaagcTGAAAAACTCCTGGCTTTCAGCGATGCTGATTTATGCAATGAGacatgttttaacttttttttcaaggttaaatttatttatttatccatTCCTGTGTAGTTTTAGATTGTATTGAGTTGAACTATACCTCAAAACTTGATTCTCATGTGCTGAGAAATAGTCTGATGAAAAAATCACACATATTTCCAGTCGACAAACTTGGAATACAAATTTTTTAGAGGTAATGGCAGTTTTGTATTGACTATATCGATTTGAAAGGATAcaatataaaaagataaaaaaggaATTGACCATTCCCTTTGAAagagagacaaaaaaaaaatgaaatgatgATAAGGGATTTCTGATAAAGAAAACACAGATCATATAATCTAAAACAGGGTTGGCAACAAGCTGTTTGTTTGTATTGATGAATTTTATTTGCATGCAAGTGCAACTTTTTCAAGGCAACTAATTAAATAATGTCTGACATATTTGTTTACCAATTCATTCAACTAGCTATTTGGGCACTCCTCCTCCATCTGGCATTATTTACTATTACCCCTATCTATTGAAGAAACACAAGGGAATGCAATGCAATACCCAAGTGCAATGTAACAGAATTATCTAAACACATTATCACGCATACTTTTTTTATTGGATAAAAGAGGACAGTATCCCTTTTGCAAAGTTCAACCAACAAACAGTGCCTGCTAACATCAAAATTTTGCATCAAATCTGGAAGCAATAGTTTGTTCGATCAAGAATGAATTCACTGCTTCCATCGATTTGCAACCATGATCAAACAACACGGAGGTGAAAagcaaagagagagaggattagCAACCTGGATCAGGGATCGGGACGTAAGGATCGTcgcgcttcttcttcttgccgACATCATCCGCTCCGCAGCATGAAAAGCAACCCATATCGCTTCCTCCTAACATCCAAGACGACAGGAAAACAAATACGCATTTGCATCAAACTATATTCAATCGAGATgcgcagaagaaaaaaaaaacattttacttATCCGATGATCAAACCCCAGCCGACTGAAAACACAACAGTATCTGACATCGAAACGTAAATCGGAAGAGGAGGTCGTATCAAAAAAGCTGGAGGCATTTATTGCACCCGTTTTTTTCATCTACTGGTGGGGGAAAAGGAATCAAGAAACAGATCACTCATTTTTCTTGATCGGTAACCGTTCTTGCGGCCGTTGCACGAACAAGAAACGGCTATGCATTTCGTCCTAcattttttcttcctcctctcatgGGGAAGATCGATCGAGTGCTGATCGACGGGAAACACGAAGATTAATTTCTTGCACATCGATGAAAACAAAAAGAGAACAAAATCAAAACAATATACAACAAATCTTACAACCCCACaaagattaaaagaaaaggaaaaaaagacgATCAACTGATCAAGAACCAAAATAACACAACAAAAACAACGGCAAAATCAAAGAACcaaagaacaacaacaacagtagaatcaaagaatcaaagaagaagaagggagaaGCAGTAGTAATACCTCTTTTCCTGGAGATCCTCGACCGAATCGAGACGACGAGAGCAATGCGAAGGGTGCGGGGAGGAATGGATGGAAGGAAGGATGGAGatcgagaggagaggagaggagagagagggggggaggaacACGACGACGCCCGCGGCCGGccccctcttctccttctctccctcgtCTCGTCTCTTCTTGCTTGCTTGATTTCTTTCTTGTTGTTGGTTTCTTTTTTGGCCGTTTCTCTCTCGATTTATTACTCCCTGGCTTTCCTTCGCTCCGGTTGGCCTGGCCTTCCCcccctcttttctctcctttccttccgCTGCCAACCGCCAAATGGGAAGAACCTACGCTCGCCTCTTGCTATTCTTGCCATTGCCATATATgcacccccctcccctcccctaccTTTTGATGACGTGTTAATCCCACGTATCTAAAGTTTTATACTTGTACATGTTGAGTATCTATTTTACTTGCTCGAACTACATCTTTGGAGCAGGGTTTCCCTTACCACCGGTAACCGCGTcattaccgcggttaccgggcttaccgcaggggtacggtaatataaataccgtggtaacctccttaaattcaaataatttttaaaaataatttgaatttttgataaattttgcacggttttgtacggtttttcacagttaccgcgcggtaaccgtgcttaccgccggggcgcggtaaccccggcaccgacggtttgggaaaccctgctTTGGAGTATTTAGCCCctaaataatttttttgacTCATTTTACATTTCAAACtattgaaaatgtttcactttacttttaaaaacatttttcttttttctctctatgTATAAGTTGTATCTTGCGTTGAAATTTGATAAGACTAATAGATGCACTAGGAAACGGATAATAAGAAAGTCCATGAGTATTGTCGGGGTTATGGATAAAGCATGTCCAAAAGTTTTGGGTTGGGCTCGACGGGATCCACCATAAGGAAGTGATCTGGAtaagaaaggaaaatcaaagTTCCACTCGAGCActataaggactactcggatcgtATCCATATTAGTCTTACTAGTTATATCTGGACAAAGTGGACATCGTTGGGTATAAATACATAACCGCTTAGGAGGAGGGAATACATGCAACATACCAACAGAGCTAGACAATCCAAGATAAGCTAACATACACCAAGACAAGCCTACACAAACCTCGAGAATCCTAATTCGCGCGTACGCGCTGCCGGCGCGCGCTTCCGGCCCACGGCCCACGCGTATACGCGGTACCGCGCGTCGGCGCGATTTTTTTTCTGGGATTCTTTTTTTCACGGCGTGCGTAACTAATCCGTTAGATTTAGTGTGTAAAAATCATTAGATTTAGATAATGAAGATAATCAAGataagatttgtttttttccgaagattttttttaagtaatagattgaaaagaaatttatacgtgaagtcaaattttaaaaacttttaacccaaatttaaaaattttcaactcagatttaaaaactttcaacttgaaatttgaatctttttaagtcaaattttgaaaactttcaacttttcatctcaaatttgaaaaactttcaactcaaatttaaaacttttgaaaaactttcaactcaaatttaaaactttcaacccagatttgaaaactttcaagtcagatttgaaaactttcaaccccgattgaaaactttcaaccccaatttgaaaactttcaacccagatttgaatactttcaagtcaaatttgaaaactttcaacttaaaatttgaaaactttcaactcaaatttaaaaactttcaagttaaaatttgaaaactttcaagtcaaaatttaaaaactttcaagtcaaaattagaaactttcaactctacatttgtaaagaggtgtgcgaaagattaaaaaaattagaaagaaacggcgagaaaataaaagaaaaaagcaCATGGATATGAACGCCAAAaacgtaaaaaaaagaaaaataaaaataaaaagaaaagcacgCTGAACGGGAGGAGGCCCGCGCGCGCCAGCTAAATTGTTGGCGCTTACGCGTGCATTAGCCTCCCCCGACAAACCCAATCTGGATCCTAAGAGTCCGACATGAGGGATCTAGAGTTACCTCCAATTTCATTGAGTTCATGTTTGAGAAATAAGACTACACTATCCGTCGACTACGTGAGAAAGCTCCATGCCGCCAAGTCGATAGAGACTACATTAGGTCATCCCCAAATATTGTGCTCGTGAGATACTGATATATAAAGGCAAGACTAGCTTcagccaacaggagtagggctattacctgtcactTAAGTGGCCTGAACTTATATAAAAATCTCTTCCAACGATCTTTTACTCAAATCTCGCATATACCATGGTTCCAATGATCCCTTTACTCTACAAATACTGTCTGCTGGTATAGCCCGTCGACAAGTACCCCCTTCTAAATGCataatgtatttatttattatccTTTTAAGTATTAATTTAAGAATACAGGATGGGAAATTTGTGATAATCCTCGTAGTAAGTAGTTTTTTTAAATGGATATACATGAAAAAATGGGTAAAAAGAAATACTATTTGCCATCTTCCCAAAAACATTAATGGCAAGATGCCACTCTCAAATTTTCATTCTCATTTGCCGCCTACTACTTGCTCAAACTCTCCCATATGCTAATTTTGCTACTTTTCTTGTCCGCGTGGTGCATTTTTGCAAATAGCCCCCCGTTTGACATGGTGCTCTAGGCAAAAAGATGAAAAATAACCTTGGGCCTAGCTATAAGTATTTTCCTACCTTGCCCTAGCTAagcagagaggagaagagaagagcagctGCTGGCGAGATTGAAGGAACTCCAGCACTGCTGCGTCCTCCCTGGCAGCAAATGCGGTGCCGGCGCCAACTAGCCTCGTAGAGAATCTCGGTGATATGGTGGCAATTCTCCTCCCCTGCAGGTGAGGCTCTCGGGCAGCAAAGGCATGTCTTCGTCATCTTCTGCCTCAAGGATGGCCATGGTCGGGGTCCCCAAGTAGTCACCACCACAGTCGTCATCGTCTGCTGCCTTGGCGACAAGCTGACACCATCGAACCTTCTCCATCACTGATACAACACCTGAACCACGACAGGAGTCCACGTTGAGTACCTTCTACCACAACGTAAGCGACATCGCCAATCTGCACTTGAGCTATTAGCGTCGGTTGCCTCCTTTGCCCGAGCTCATCAGACCACTATCGGTTCCCTCCGTGCATTGCCTCTTCCCTGGAACCTCTCCCCGCCACCGGCGTACTCGCATGCATCCACCACCATCCCCTCCTTTCATTTCGCCCTTCTAACTCCATGGCTGGCACCAACCTCATTGCTACTCCACCTCTTCAtttcttctcccctctctcAAGTTGGAGTAGCTGGGTAGGGAAGAGGTCTTACAATGTGGGCCCATGGGCATTACCGTGTTTTTGCCAGAAGCATGACATCGGATGGAGgttatttgcaaaaaaaaaataccacgTGACAAAATAAGTGATAAATGTGGCCCATGCGGGAGTTTGAGTGGGGACCGAGTGATAATTGAGAACGAAAATCTGAGAGAGTAACATTTGGGCATTGCCTTTTTAGAATATGGTGAATAGTAAATtttccctaagaaaatagttaGGTTTTGTAAAACAGAGTATTAGTTTGCATGAGTACAAAACACATGATGTTAACCTACCATATGTTCAAGAAGATTTAGTCACATGAGGTTATAAAAATTTGATGTTCAAGAAGATTTAGTCAAAACTTTAATGTTGATCACCAAATTTTCTCATCCAAATTTGACAGAAAGGCCATGCTAGTTTAACATTGAGACTAATACTAAACTTGGCTAaagcttttttgtttttttttgcaataccTTGATTTGCaagggtgaatagctaaagAGGTCCTCCAAGTTTCATCTGAGGTTCAGTTTAGTCCTTAATGTTTCAATCTGTCAATACTAGTCCTTtaagttttcattttagttcaaacttatccttgaacCCACTTAGAATCTATATGGCTAAATATAACCAACTACTCTCTTGATAAATGATAGTTATACCCCcttcattcacatatataagagaaaaaattacgtgcaatgattttttttgttagataatGCATAGTAATTTATATAAaacgaaaataaattatgtacttgCAAGTGTATACCATAGCCATTAGGCTTAAGTTTCATGTGCAAATGTTGAAATAATAGGAAGTATATCTGTAATGTTGTTTATTCATCTTGGTTTTTACTTTTCTAGTGTATTGTTGTACACAAATTAAGGGTAAAAGGGAAATTTTATAACATAAATGTTGACTAGATATAGCCATATGGTATATTAAGTGGACCCAAGGATAATTTTAAGCAAAAACACATACTTAGAGGACCTATATGGACAAAATAAAACCTCAAGGACTAAATTGAGCATTCGGTAAAACTTGAGagactaaattagctattcactCGATTTACAACGTAATACAGGAAATGTATCACGCATGTCCTACCCATTTACACCATTTGGTATTTAAGGATAAACTAGAACTGCCTACATGCAAGGCTAATATCTTATCACGGCCTCATCGGATGGCCAAATGCTTTGGCTGATCAGCCATTTAAGCAAAATAAGCTAACCAATATGTATTGTAGTTTGGCTGAATTGGAGACAGCTTTGGCTGATCAGCCAAAGCATTTGGCCATCCGATGTCAATCTATATTTTGAACAAATATGTAGTAGGTTGGAGTATCTTCTTAAGTAAGGTCGTGCATGCATTGCTTTTGTACCAATGCACAGATTCACACAATATGTGCATTTTTGTCATCTCAGATAATGATGCCAGAGGACCATATTGAAAATTTTGTACCATTGCTAAAAGTCTAGCTTATTAATTTATTGGCAAAAGCAACAACAAAAGAGTGTTTGACAAAAGAGTACATTCCCCCGTCCTCTGTGAGTAGGATTGTTTTCTTGTTCTTCTGGAAaagatcataaaaaaaaaagaggatatgAGAAACTGCCATCTCCAAGTTGACTCCTATGGAGCAATAGAAAAATTCTATGTGAGGGTACCACGTATCATTTGAAGCATTCGTCTAAAAGGAAACATCTGTCTCTGCAGTGCAAACACTTTGGCATATTCATATGTAATCCCATGTACACTTATGTGATCATCGATGGTTGATCAAGCACTGGCGCTTGAAATTCTCTCTGCTCATTCTCTATGTTATAGCAGGGAAATCATAAACAATCATGTGGCATGTTGGATAATCGGTTTGACACGGCGTGTTCAAATTTCTTATATATAGGATTTAATTGGATGACCCAATTATGTGTATTCTTAATACTCTCCAACTATTTGTTTTTGCAAAGCTTTTAACTTCTCGATCCCTAGAGAATATGGATTTTGCATACTAAAATAAATTTGTTAGGTCTATATTTTAAACTGACAATGGATCTACAACTTCCGGCCTTTGCAAGTCTAAATTctaaatatgaaatatatacaaaATGGCTCACTAAAATAGCCCCCAAATACCCCCACACTCcatctttaatttattttggacCTAGAAAAATCTAGCTAGTCTTGCTAAACTAGCTGATCAAGATGTATAGAATGGCACACAAATTTTCGGACATGGAAACTTTTGGCCATCAAAGCTAACTGTGAATTTTCCTCCAATCTTAACGAATTTCGGCTGGCTTCGTTCTGCCGGCGCGGcgggaaaaaaaaagccaaccacGAAAACATGTTTGATATTATATTTGCAGCACTGTTTGATCAATATTGATGTTGTTTACAGAAGTACatgatgaatatatatatacctcggCATGAATAAGACCAATCAACAACCACCATAGTTGTAGTTATCGCATCGTTTGGTTGGTTGCTTCGCTTTGTGTTCTTACTTGCTACGAACTTACAGGGGGGTTAACCTTTCCTTGCAAGTAAAATAACCGGGGGATATGATTAGTACACAACATTGACAGCAGCCAACAAATAGCGTAGCTAGAGTACTGACCTACCACTCGATGGTTT encodes the following:
- the LOC4326993 gene encoding pto-interacting protein 1; the encoded protein is MGCFSCCGADDVGKKKKRDDPYVPIPDPGGNYGRSKPGPPAPSRSPPTSRNLPIAVPAIPLDEIKGITKNFSSDALIGEGSYARVFFGVLRDGRRSAVKKLDSSKQPDQEFLVQVSAVSRLKHENIIQLIGYCAGGSIRVLAYEYAPRGSLHDILHGKKGVKGAQPGPALSWMQRVKIALSAAKGLEFLHEKAEPRVVHRDIKSSNIMLFDNDVAKVGDFDVSNQSPDMAARLHSTRVLGTFGYHAPEYAMTGQLSTKSDVYSFGVVLLELLTGRKPVDHTLPRGQQSLVTWATPRLSEDKVKQCVDPRLEGDYPPKAVAKMAAVAALCVQYEADFRPNMSIVVKALNPLLNSRPNNRPASFTDAGERSGL